In Streptomyces venezuelae, the sequence CCACGAGGGCAACATCCGCGACACCACCGTCATCGGGGGCCGCACCCTGCTGTCCTTCGGCAGCTACAACTACCTGGGGCTCTCCGGCCATCCGGCGGTCACGGAAGCCGTGCACCGGGCGGTGGACCGGTACGGCACCTCGGTCTCCGCCAGCCGCCCGCTCTCCGGGGAACGGGACCTGACCGTACGGCTGGAGCGGGCGCTCGCGGACTTCCTCGGCGTCGGCGACTGCCTGGCCCTGGTCAGCGGCCACGCCACGAACGTCACCGCGATAGGGCACCTCGTCGGCCCCGAGGACCTCGTGCTGCACGACGCGCTCGCCCACGACAGCATCCTCCAGGGCTGTGCCCTGTCCGGGGCGGCGCGACGGCCCTTCGCCCACAACGACATGGGGCAGCTGGAGGAGATGCTGCGGCTCAACAGGTCCCGGTTCCGCCGGGTGCTGATCGCCGTCGAGGGCGCCTACAGCATGGACGGCGACCTCGTCGACCTGCCCGCCGTGATCGAGCTGAAGAAGCGCTACGGCGCCCTGGTCATCGTCGACGAGGCCCACAGCATCGGCACCGTCGGCGAACGCGGCAGGGGAGTGGGGGAGTTTTACGGCGTCGACCGGTCCGACGTGGACCTGTGGATGGGCACCCTTTCCAAGTCCTTCGCCAGCTGCGGCGGTTACCTCGGGGGCTCGGCCCGGACCGTGCGCTGGCTGCGGCACACGCTCCCCGGCTTCGTCTACAGCGTCGGCCTCAGTCCGGCCAACGCGGCCGCGGCGCTGGCCGCCACCGAGCTGCTCACCGCGCAGCCGCAGCGGGTCGGTGCCCTCAGGCGGAACTCCGAGCTGTTCCTGCGGCTCGCGGTCGAGGCCGGCCTGGCGACGGGCTCCAGCTCCGGCACACCCATCGTGCCGTGCATCCTCGGCGACTCCGCGAGAACCCTGCGCGTCGCGGACGGGCTGTTCGCCCGGGGCGTCGTCGCGGACCCGATCTTCCACCCCGTCGTGGAGGAGGGGCTGTCGAGACTGCGCTTCTTCGTCACCAGCGAGCACCGCGCGGAGGACATCCGCCGAGCCGTCTCGATCCTGGCCGAAGAGGTGGCCGCCGGGGGATAAGTGGTCCATGTCAGATCAGGGTGCGTTCGATGCGGCTGAGCGTGGCGTTCCGGGCGGGGTCCCCGTCCTCGGCCGCCGGCGTCGCCGGCTCCGCGGTGTGCGGTGGCCCGGCGTCGCCGATCCGCTGGGACAGGAGGTAGGCGATGATCTCCGCCTCCTGCTCCTGGACGTCGTCGTAGGTCGCCCGCAGGAGCATGTCGCGTACGAGTTCGGGGTCGAGGTTGGGGAAGAGGAGGCGCGCGGCCGCCTCGTCCAGCCCGCCCGCACCGCGATGGCAGCAGATGATGTGGCCCAGCTCGTGCAAGATGATGTGCTCCTGATGCGCGCCGGTGGTGTTGGCGTCGTAGAAGATGAGGTCCTCGTCGCGAGCGGCCACCCACATGCCGCAGGGATGCGACGAGGGCATCTGCATCGGGACCAGCGTGATCGGACGGTCGCGCACCTCGCCGAGATGGCGGCACAGTTCGGCCACGTCGGCGGCCTCCGGCAGGTCGAGTTCCGCGATCCGCCGCGCGCCGGCCTTCCGGAGCTGCTTGAGCTGGCTGCGGCGCTCGTGGTCGGCCGCCCGCTCCTTGCGGGCGCCCCTCATGGCGAATCGGAGGGGTCGGCGACGGGCGGCAGGCCCTGCATCTGCCGGTACTGGTCCATGATGGCCGTGATGGCCTGGAGGTTCTCCTTCTTCATGCCGGCCGCCCGCATCGCCACGGCGCGCACCCCGGACTGCCGCAGTGCCTCGATGGCCGCGAGTTCGCCGAGCACGGACTCGGCGACCTTGTCGTCGAAGAAGTAGGCGACCGAAACCCCGAAGAACCGGGCCAGGGCGGACAGCAGGTCGGGCGAAGGGTTGGAGCGCTTCCCCGTGCGCAGCTGCGACAAGTACACGCCGCCGACCTTGAGTTCGGGGTTGACCCGCTTCAGCTCGTCCGCGACCTCGGCGTTGGTCCAGTGCTTGCCCTTGGGCCGGACCGTCCGGAACAGGTCGTCGAGGCGCGTCGCGAGCAGGGGGCGTTCCTCACTCCCGCCATCGGTGTCGTTCTCGGTACCGGTCATGGTGAACCATCCTCCCGCCGTCTCCTCGGTATAGCTCTCAGCTATACGTCAGTTTCACAGATTAGCGGTCAGTTGACAATTGACCAGGACTCGGCGAACGTGGGGACCGGCCGATAGCTGGCAGCTAACTTGCGCTCACGGGGGACGCGATGTTGGTCGCCGGAGGCGTCGGACTGGCCCGGCCCTCGGGGGATGGGCCGGGCCAGTCCGGGCGGGAGCCACCCGTCCGGCCGCCGGACAGCGGGGGAAACGGGATACCCGCCCGGTTTGACGGGGGATGCAAACCGGGCGGGAGTTCTCAACTCGCCTTGCCGAGCTTACTGTAGGCGGCTGCCACTTGGGTGAGCCATGCCAGCTCTGCCGCGAAGTTGCTCGTATCGCGGTCGTCGAAATCGCCGGCGTCCTTGTTGTTCCGCGGCACCGTGTGGGTCAGTTTTGCCTGCAAGGCGCGCTTGATCTGTGCGGCTTCCGTGAAGGCCTGCTGCGTTTCCGCGCTCCCCTCCTTGGCCGGATCGCGACCCTCTCCGGCCGCGCGGTCGATGTAGGGACGCAAGTCCCGCCACCCGTCCCGTATTTCGACGACCCGTCGGTG encodes:
- a CDS encoding helix-turn-helix domain-containing protein; amino-acid sequence: MTGTENDTDGGSEERPLLATRLDDLFRTVRPKGKHWTNAEVADELKRVNPELKVGGVYLSQLRTGKRSNPSPDLLSALARFFGVSVAYFFDDKVAESVLGELAAIEALRQSGVRAVAMRAAGMKKENLQAITAIMDQYRQMQGLPPVADPSDSP
- a CDS encoding toxin, with translation MRGARKERAADHERRSQLKQLRKAGARRIAELDLPEAADVAELCRHLGEVRDRPITLVPMQMPSSHPCGMWVAARDEDLIFYDANTTGAHQEHIILHELGHIICCHRGAGGLDEAAARLLFPNLDPELVRDMLLRATYDDVQEQEAEIIAYLLSQRIGDAGPPHTAEPATPAAEDGDPARNATLSRIERTLI